The Trichosurus vulpecula isolate mTriVul1 chromosome 4, mTriVul1.pri, whole genome shotgun sequence genome contains a region encoding:
- the GFI1 gene encoding zinc finger protein Gfi-1, whose amino-acid sequence MGPSASTPEETQAEGDVVSFRKDSWEETRSPTSAGQYTDGQVSEVAAWKPSRCDPGVNVVLVEPGKRNGELVAVGGAEAARITAKRMPRSFLVKSKKAHSYHQPRSQDQDYGLRLENVLAQICADSKMPGDSSPGPSEPEPQGPISPESQLTEAPDAVSVSPASCEGSVCDRSSEFEDFWRPPSPSASPASEKSVCPSLDDAQPFPVSFKPYTWNSLSGSDLRHLVQSYRPCHALERGAGLGLFAERNSEPGAPAALYSPERGCGGGASEGSGGAGSGGSALGLYRDFGPAAVAAAARLYERPSAAGGLYPDKGSGIKVESELLCTRLLLNTGSYKCIKCSKVFSTPHGLEVHVRRSHSGTRPFACEMCGKTFGHAVSLEQHKAVHSQERSFDCKICGKSFKRSSTLSTHLLIHSDTRPYPCQYCGKRFHQKSDMKKHTFIHTGEKPHKCQVCGKAFSQSSNLITHSRKHTGFKPFGCDLCGKGFQRKVDLRRHRETQHGLK is encoded by the exons GTCTCCGAGGTGGCGGCTTGGAAGCCGAGCAGGTGTGACCCTGGAGTGAACGTGGTGCTCGTGGAACCTGGAAAGAGGAACGGAGAGTTGGTTGCGGTTGGAGGAGCGGAGGCGGCAAGGATAACGGCGAAGAGGATGCCTCGGTCTTTCCTTGTGAAGAGCAAGAAGGCGCACAGCTACCACCAGCCGCGTTCGCAGGACCAGGACTACGGTCTCCGCTTGGAGAATGTGCTGGCGCAGATCTGCGCAG ACAGCAAGATGCCAGGAGACTCGAGCCCAGGGCCTTCTGAGCCAGAGCCCCAAGGACCTATCTCCCCAGAGTCCCAACTGACTGAGGCCCCTGACGCGGTCTCAGTGTCTCCAGCCAGCTGTGAGGGCAGCGTTTGCGATAGGAGCTCGGAGTTTGAAGATTTCTGGAGGCCCCCATCGCCTTCCGCATCTCCAG CTTCCGAGAAGTCCGTGTGTCCCTCCCTGGACGATGCACAGCCTTTCCCGGTGTCCTTCAAGCCCTATACATGGAACAGCCTGTCAGGCTCCGACCTGCGGCATCTGGTGCAGAGCTACCGGCCTTGCCATGCCCTGGAGCGAGGCGCTGGGCTGGGCCTCTTCGCCGAACGGAACTCGGAGCCTGGCGCTCCGGCAGCCCTCTACAGCCCGGAACGGGGCTGCGGCGGCGGGGCCTCCGAGGGCAGCGGCGGCGCAGGCAGTGGCGGCTCTGCCCTGGGCCTCTATAGGGACTTCGGTCCTGCTGCGGTGGCGGCGGCCGCCCGCTTATACGAGCGACCTTCGGCGGCTGGTGGGCTGTACCCGGACAAGGGCTCCGGCATCAAGGTGGAGTCTGAGCTACTCTGTACTCGCCTCCTACTCAACACCGGCTCCTATAAGTGTATCAAGTGCAGCAAG GTGTTCTCCACTCCCCATGGCCTCGAGGTGCACGTGCGCAGGTCCCACAGTGGCACGAGACCTTTCGCCTGTGAGATGTGCGGGAAGACCTTCGGGCACGCGGTGAGCCTGGAGCAGCATAAAGCCGTGCATTCACAG GAACGAAGCTTTGATTGTAAGATCTGTGGTAAAAGCTTCAAGAGATCCTCCACCCTCTCCACTCACCTGCTCATCCACTCCGACACGCGGCCGTACCCTTGtcagtattgtggaaagaggTTCCACCAGAAATCAGACATGAAGAAACACACCTTTATCCACACAG GTGAGAAGCCCCACAAATGCCAGGTGTGTGGCAAAGCATTCAGCCAGAGTTCTAATCTCATCACTCACAGCCGAAAGCACACTGGCTTTAAGCCCTTTGGTTGTGACCTgtgtgggaaaggcttccagcgAAAGGTGGATCTCCGGAGGCACAGGGAGACGCAGCATGGGCTGAAGTGA